Proteins from a genomic interval of Streptomyces sp. SID8374:
- a CDS encoding bifunctional phosphatase PAP2/diacylglycerol kinase family protein translates to MSSPNTSSSSPAVGKVRNWLQGRDLAVFHSVADRHWPGADPLLPKLSRSANHGLLWFGTAVGIAALGSSARSRRAALRGVASLAVASAAINTVGKGAVRRQRPILDQVPVMRQLKRQPITTSFPSGHAASAAAFATGVALESRGWGAVVAPVAVAVAASRVYTGVHYPSDVLAGAALGIGAAFALRGVVPTRGQLPAPGRPPGEAPALPGGKGLVVVVNEASGTATATASMVREVLPLAEVVECAPADLSTAMEKAAGRGQALGVCGGDGTVNLAASVAATHGMPLAVFPGGTLNHFAYDLGIETVQEAAAALTAGDAIQVDLGRFRPGPKGPDGADGYFLNAFSLGAYPELVRTREHWSPRIGGWPAGVLAALHVLRGQRPLEAELQGRKRPLWLLFVGNGLFQRVGPAPGRRHNLADGLLDVRVVHGGRGPALRLLAAAVAGPLTRSPAHAAVRRRRVRIAGLAPGTPYAYDGEVAHSGTELLIDKLPEALTVYCPMHV, encoded by the coding sequence ATGTCGTCACCGAACACGTCCTCCTCCTCCCCTGCCGTGGGAAAGGTACGGAACTGGCTGCAAGGACGGGACCTCGCCGTCTTCCACAGCGTCGCCGACCGGCACTGGCCGGGCGCCGACCCCCTGCTGCCCAAGCTGAGCCGGAGCGCCAACCACGGGCTGCTCTGGTTCGGGACGGCGGTCGGTATCGCGGCCCTCGGCTCCAGCGCGCGCTCCCGCCGGGCCGCGCTGCGCGGGGTCGCGTCGCTGGCCGTGGCCTCGGCGGCGATCAACACCGTCGGCAAGGGCGCGGTCCGGCGGCAGCGGCCGATACTCGATCAGGTGCCGGTCATGCGGCAGCTCAAGCGGCAGCCGATCACCACGTCCTTCCCCTCCGGCCACGCGGCCTCCGCCGCGGCCTTCGCCACCGGCGTCGCCCTGGAGTCGAGGGGCTGGGGCGCGGTCGTCGCCCCCGTGGCGGTGGCGGTGGCCGCCTCCCGCGTCTACACGGGCGTCCACTACCCGAGCGATGTGCTGGCCGGGGCCGCCCTCGGCATAGGAGCCGCGTTCGCCCTGCGCGGGGTCGTCCCCACCCGGGGTCAGCTCCCGGCTCCCGGCCGCCCGCCCGGTGAGGCGCCCGCGCTGCCCGGCGGCAAAGGGCTCGTGGTGGTGGTGAACGAGGCCTCCGGCACGGCGACGGCGACCGCGTCGATGGTGCGCGAGGTGCTGCCGCTGGCCGAGGTGGTCGAGTGCGCGCCCGCCGACCTCTCCACCGCCATGGAGAAGGCAGCGGGCCGGGGCCAGGCCCTGGGCGTCTGCGGGGGCGACGGCACGGTGAATCTGGCGGCCTCCGTCGCGGCGACGCACGGGATGCCGCTGGCGGTCTTCCCCGGCGGGACGCTCAACCACTTCGCCTACGACCTGGGCATCGAGACGGTCCAGGAGGCGGCGGCCGCGCTCACGGCGGGCGACGCCATACAGGTCGACCTGGGCAGGTTCCGCCCGGGCCCGAAGGGACCCGACGGGGCCGACGGCTACTTCCTCAACGCGTTCAGCCTGGGCGCCTATCCGGAGCTCGTGCGGACCCGGGAACACTGGTCGCCCCGGATCGGCGGCTGGCCGGCCGGGGTGCTCGCCGCCCTCCACGTACTGCGCGGCCAGCGCCCCCTGGAAGCCGAACTCCAGGGCCGCAAGCGCCCGTTGTGGCTGCTCTTCGTCGGCAACGGCCTCTTCCAGCGGGTCGGCCCGGCACCCGGCCGGCGCCACAACCTGGCGGACGGGCTGCTGGACGTGAGGGTGGTGCACGGCGGCCGGGGCCCGGCGCTCCGCCTGCTGGCGGCGGCGGTGGCCGGCCCGCTGACCCGCTCCCCCGCCCACGCGGCGGTGCGGCGGCGCCGGGTGCGGATCGCCGGGCTGGCTCCGGGGACTCCGTACGCGTACGACGGTGAAGTGGCCCACTCCGGGACCGAGTTGCTCATCGACAAGCTGCCGGAGGCGCTGACGGTCTACTGCCCGATGCACGTCTGA
- a CDS encoding GNAT family protein produces MPDPNGHRTPTSPYLAEGPRTGLRRFTEADAAEFTARARESRTLHRPWLFPPERADTYAAYAETLARDPAREGFLICERGEGGEGGEGRAEGAIAGFININNIVLGGFRCGALGYGAFAHAAGRGLMGEALGLVMDLAFGPLGLHRLEANIQPGNAASIALVRRAGFRLEGFSPDFLHIDGAWRDHERWAITAPAAEAS; encoded by the coding sequence ATGCCCGATCCGAACGGTCACAGGACGCCGACGTCCCCGTATCTCGCCGAAGGCCCGCGCACGGGTCTGCGCCGCTTCACCGAGGCCGACGCGGCGGAGTTCACGGCCCGCGCCCGGGAGAGCCGCACCCTCCACCGCCCCTGGCTCTTCCCGCCGGAGCGGGCCGACACCTACGCCGCGTACGCCGAGACCCTCGCCCGGGACCCGGCCCGCGAGGGTTTCCTGATCTGCGAGCGAGGCGAAGGCGGCGAGGGTGGTGAAGGCCGGGCTGAGGGGGCCATCGCCGGGTTCATCAACATCAACAACATCGTCCTCGGCGGCTTCCGCTGCGGCGCCCTCGGCTACGGGGCCTTCGCCCACGCGGCCGGGCGCGGTCTGATGGGCGAAGCGCTCGGCCTCGTCATGGACCTGGCCTTCGGGCCGCTCGGCCTGCACCGCCTGGAGGCCAACATCCAGCCCGGCAACGCGGCCTCCATCGCGCTGGTCCGGCGCGCCGGATTCCGGCTGGAGGGGTTCTCGCCCGATTTCCTCCACATCGACGGAGCCTGGCGGGACCACGAACGCTGGGCGATCACCGCACCGGCCGCCGAAGCCTCGTAA
- a CDS encoding arginase family protein has product MRTIVVLDAPSNLGLRPPAPGTVPGCYKLAGALREQRIVQRTGALEGGVVVPPRYDRGDWQEGDGVFNAAAIARYTRTLADRIEGHVRAGEFALVLGGDCSIQLGATLALRRLGRYGLAAVDGSADFRHLGNSDRIGAAGGEELAIATGRGQADLSDLEGLRPYLKDEDVRLFGMRDEDGDQAELAALKIPHATVGQIREWGAAELARAAVESLETPALDGYWVHLDADVLDPSVMPAVDSPDDGGLMPDELAPLLRTLVSSPRCVGLNVTIYDPDLDPDGTAGALLADLVVGALAPPA; this is encoded by the coding sequence ATGCGTACCATCGTGGTTCTCGACGCTCCCTCCAACCTGGGCCTCCGGCCTCCCGCCCCCGGCACCGTCCCGGGCTGCTACAAGCTGGCGGGCGCCCTGCGCGAGCAGCGGATCGTGCAGCGGACCGGCGCGCTGGAAGGCGGAGTGGTGGTGCCGCCCCGCTACGACCGAGGGGACTGGCAGGAGGGCGACGGGGTCTTCAACGCCGCCGCCATCGCCCGGTACACCCGCACCCTCGCCGACCGCATCGAAGGACACGTACGGGCAGGGGAGTTCGCCCTCGTCCTCGGCGGCGACTGCTCCATCCAGCTCGGCGCCACCCTCGCCCTGCGCCGCCTCGGCCGGTACGGGCTCGCCGCCGTCGACGGGTCCGCCGACTTCCGGCACCTGGGCAACAGCGACCGGATCGGGGCGGCGGGCGGGGAGGAGCTGGCCATCGCCACCGGGCGCGGTCAGGCGGACCTCAGCGACCTCGAAGGGCTCCGGCCCTACCTCAAGGACGAGGACGTCCGCCTCTTCGGCATGCGGGACGAGGACGGGGACCAGGCCGAGCTGGCCGCGCTGAAGATCCCCCACGCGACCGTCGGCCAGATCCGGGAGTGGGGCGCCGCCGAGCTGGCCCGCGCCGCTGTGGAGAGCCTGGAGACCCCCGCCCTCGACGGCTACTGGGTCCACCTGGACGCCGACGTCCTCGACCCGAGCGTCATGCCCGCCGTCGACAGCCCCGACGACGGCGGCCTCATGCCCGACGAACTCGCCCCGCTGCTGCGTACGTTGGTCTCATCCCCGCGCTGCGTCGGGCTCAACGTCACCATCTACGACCCGGACCTCGACCCGGACGGCACCGCGGGCGCCCTGCTCGCCGACCTCGTCGTCGGAGCGCTCGCACCACCTGCCTGA
- a CDS encoding aminotransferase class I/II-fold pyridoxal phosphate-dependent enzyme, with translation MHEDHGPVRYGPPAPDPGLPVLPGLAAVLAAAADRTRPEPPGGGHGLREAACAYWARRGLHGGPENIVAAPGGQPLLLALIAAHGGDVLMPRPCPATWMPQARLLGRPAYQVPTPAECGGVPDPYALLETVRRVRAEGGRPKLLVLSVADDPTATVAPPELVREACEAAVGEGMHIISDETWRDTVHRPRDTVLLSPAEMCPDDVTVISDLSGALTPAAWPVAVARFPDTARAAVRRARTLDILTALGALVAGPLAPAAAHALGEPEAVRERIRQAAGLQAHVAAAAHRAVLTSGALARPPQAGRHLYADLGPLRPRLAELGVTDSMELEEYLTDRLGAPTPGGHRFGDELGALRVRLGTGPLLGTTPEEQRVSLTAAEPLELPHVERALSAFAAAFGELR, from the coding sequence ATGCACGAGGACCACGGGCCCGTCCGCTACGGGCCTCCCGCCCCCGACCCCGGCCTCCCGGTCCTCCCCGGACTGGCCGCCGTCCTGGCCGCCGCGGCGGACCGCACCCGCCCCGAGCCGCCCGGCGGCGGCCACGGCCTGCGCGAGGCGGCCTGCGCCTACTGGGCCCGGCGCGGGCTCCACGGCGGCCCGGAGAACATCGTCGCCGCCCCCGGCGGCCAGCCGCTCCTCCTCGCCCTGATCGCCGCCCACGGCGGCGACGTCCTGATGCCCCGCCCCTGCCCGGCCACCTGGATGCCGCAGGCCCGGCTGCTCGGGCGGCCCGCCTACCAGGTGCCGACGCCCGCCGAGTGCGGGGGCGTCCCCGACCCGTACGCCCTGCTGGAGACCGTGCGCCGGGTACGGGCCGAGGGCGGGCGGCCGAAACTGCTGGTGCTCTCCGTCGCCGACGACCCCACCGCCACCGTCGCCCCGCCCGAGCTGGTGCGGGAGGCCTGCGAGGCGGCGGTCGGCGAGGGGATGCACATCATCAGCGACGAGACCTGGCGCGACACCGTGCACCGGCCCCGCGACACCGTCCTGCTCAGCCCCGCCGAGATGTGCCCCGACGACGTCACCGTGATCAGCGACCTCTCCGGCGCGCTCACCCCCGCCGCCTGGCCGGTCGCCGTCGCCCGCTTCCCCGACACCGCGCGGGCGGCCGTACGCCGGGCCCGCACGCTGGACATCCTCACCGCGCTGGGCGCCCTGGTCGCCGGTCCCCTCGCGCCCGCCGCCGCCCACGCACTCGGCGAGCCGGAGGCCGTACGGGAACGGATCCGGCAGGCCGCCGGGCTCCAGGCACACGTGGCCGCCGCCGCCCACCGCGCCGTCCTCACCTCGGGCGCTCTGGCCCGCCCCCCGCAGGCGGGCCGCCACCTCTACGCGGACCTCGGCCCGCTCCGCCCCCGGCTGGCGGAGCTCGGCGTCACGGACTCCATGGAGCTGGAGGAGTACCTCACCGACCGGCTCGGCGCCCCCACCCCGGGGGGCCACCGCTTCGGGGACGAGCTGGGCGCCCTGCGCGTACGCCTGGGCACCGGACCCCTGCTGGGGACCACGCCCGAGGAGCAGCGGGTGTCCCTGACGGCGGCGGAACCGCTGGAGCTGCCGCATGTGGAGCGGGCGCTGAGCGCGTTCGCGGCGGCCTTCGGGGAGCTGCGGTGA
- a CDS encoding methyltransferase domain-containing protein codes for MPKETAVYTHGHHESVLRSHRWRTAANSAGYLLGELRPGMAVLDVGCGPGTITADLAALVAPGRVTAVDTGTGILEQAAAVAAERGLENVEFAVADVHALDFPDDSFDVVHAHQVLQHVGDPVQALREMRRVCRPGGVVAARDSDYAAMAWYPETPGLTEWQEVYRRVARANGGEPDAGRMLLSWAREAGFTDITPTAAAWCFATPETRAWWSGLWADRTTDSVYAELAVRGGHASTEQLTAIADTWRGWGEEGDGWFMVPHGEVLCRG; via the coding sequence ATGCCGAAAGAGACCGCCGTCTACACCCACGGCCACCACGAGTCGGTGCTGCGCTCGCACCGCTGGCGGACCGCCGCCAACTCGGCGGGCTATCTGCTCGGTGAACTCCGCCCCGGCATGGCGGTGTTGGACGTCGGCTGCGGGCCCGGCACCATCACCGCCGACCTGGCGGCGCTGGTCGCGCCGGGCCGGGTGACGGCCGTCGACACCGGGACCGGGATCCTGGAGCAGGCAGCCGCGGTGGCCGCCGAACGCGGCCTGGAGAACGTCGAGTTCGCGGTCGCCGATGTCCACGCACTGGACTTCCCCGACGACTCCTTCGACGTCGTCCACGCCCACCAGGTGCTCCAGCATGTGGGCGACCCGGTCCAGGCGCTGCGCGAGATGCGGCGCGTCTGCCGGCCCGGCGGGGTGGTCGCGGCGCGCGACAGCGACTACGCGGCGATGGCCTGGTACCCGGAGACGCCCGGGCTTACGGAGTGGCAGGAGGTGTACCGGCGGGTGGCCCGCGCCAACGGCGGCGAGCCGGACGCCGGGCGGATGCTGCTCTCCTGGGCGCGGGAGGCCGGGTTCACCGACATCACCCCGACCGCCGCCGCCTGGTGTTTCGCCACCCCGGAGACCCGCGCCTGGTGGAGCGGGCTGTGGGCGGACCGTACGACGGACTCGGTCTACGCCGAACTGGCGGTACGGGGCGGCCATGCGAGCACCGAGCAGCTGACGGCCATCGCGGACACCTGGCGCGGCTGGGGCGAGGAGGGCGACGGCTGGTTCATGGTCCCGCACGGCGAGGTGCTCTGCCGGGGGTGA
- a CDS encoding prolyl oligopeptidase family serine peptidase: protein MNTVPEAPYGSWPSPIDAALAASHDGRPDHLSTVGDEVWWTEPRPAEGGRRALVRRRPDGTTASVLPAPWNPRSRVIEYGGQPWAGAVREEGGPLVVFVHFADQRLYVYAPDGPDAPRPLTPLSDVGGGLRWVDPQVCLDRGEQGEVWCVLEEFTGPGPTDVRRVVAAVPLDGSAAEDRSAVRELSNGSHRFVTGPRVSHDGRRAAWIAWDHPRMPWDGTVVMLADITETGEFTGVRPLVGDVDESVCQIEWDRDGSLLFVSDLADWWELQRIRPDAVAGGVVPSSRLLPPRGEEFGGPLWKIGLRWFHPLENGLIAVLHGRGSQRLGILDPETGELADVPGHRSTWADTLAVHGSRVVGVAAGPRTGYEVVELDTATGRTRVIGSAHHDAVDPAYLPVPQDRTFTGSDGREIHAHIYPPHSPERTAPEGELPPYLVAVHGGPTGHAPLVLDLEIAYFTSRGIGVAVVNYGGSTGYGRRYRERLREQWGVVDVADCAAVVDALVAEGAADPGRLAVRGGSAGGWTAASSLISTDRYACGTILYPVLDLKGWSTEGTHDFESQYLESLIGPAAEVPERYRERAPINGTDRLTAPFLLLQGLDDLVCPPSQCDRFLAAVAGRGVPHAYIAFEGEGHGFRRAETLIRALEAELSLYVQTFGIDRSDVAPLELKK, encoded by the coding sequence GTGAACACCGTGCCCGAAGCCCCGTACGGCTCCTGGCCGTCGCCGATCGACGCGGCCCTCGCCGCCTCGCACGACGGCCGCCCCGACCACCTCTCCACCGTCGGCGACGAGGTGTGGTGGACCGAGCCGCGCCCGGCCGAAGGCGGGCGCCGGGCCCTGGTGCGCCGGCGCCCTGACGGCACCACGGCCTCCGTGCTGCCCGCCCCGTGGAACCCGCGCAGCCGGGTGATCGAGTACGGCGGACAGCCCTGGGCGGGCGCGGTGCGCGAGGAGGGCGGGCCGCTCGTCGTCTTCGTCCACTTCGCCGACCAGCGGCTGTACGTGTACGCCCCCGACGGGCCGGACGCGCCCCGGCCGCTGACCCCGCTCTCGGACGTCGGCGGCGGGCTGCGCTGGGTGGACCCGCAGGTGTGCCTGGACCGGGGCGAGCAGGGCGAAGTCTGGTGCGTCCTCGAGGAGTTCACCGGTCCCGGGCCGACCGATGTACGCCGGGTGGTCGCCGCCGTACCGCTGGACGGCTCGGCCGCCGAGGACCGCTCCGCCGTACGGGAACTCTCCAACGGCAGCCACCGGTTCGTCACCGGCCCCCGGGTCTCGCACGACGGGCGGCGGGCCGCCTGGATCGCCTGGGACCACCCCCGGATGCCGTGGGACGGCACGGTGGTGATGCTGGCGGACATCACGGAGACCGGTGAATTCACCGGTGTACGGCCCCTGGTGGGCGATGTCGACGAGTCGGTCTGCCAGATCGAGTGGGACCGCGACGGCAGCCTCCTGTTCGTCTCCGACCTCGCCGACTGGTGGGAGCTCCAGCGCATCCGCCCCGACGCCGTGGCCGGGGGAGTGGTGCCCAGCAGCCGTCTGCTCCCGCCCCGGGGCGAGGAGTTCGGCGGGCCGCTGTGGAAGATCGGGCTGCGCTGGTTCCACCCGCTGGAGAACGGGCTCATCGCCGTCCTGCATGGCCGGGGCTCCCAGCGGCTCGGCATCCTCGACCCGGAGACCGGCGAACTCGCCGACGTCCCCGGACACCGGTCCACCTGGGCCGACACCCTCGCCGTGCACGGCAGCCGGGTCGTCGGCGTCGCGGCGGGGCCGCGCACCGGCTACGAGGTGGTGGAGCTGGACACAGCGACCGGGCGCACCCGCGTCATCGGATCGGCCCACCACGACGCCGTCGACCCGGCCTACCTCCCCGTACCGCAGGACCGGACGTTCACGGGCTCCGACGGCCGCGAGATCCACGCCCACATCTATCCGCCGCACAGCCCCGAACGCACCGCGCCCGAGGGGGAACTGCCCCCGTACCTCGTCGCCGTGCACGGGGGCCCCACCGGACACGCACCGCTCGTCCTCGACCTGGAGATCGCCTACTTCACCTCGCGCGGCATCGGGGTCGCCGTCGTGAACTACGGCGGCTCCACCGGCTACGGCCGCCGCTACCGCGAACGGCTCCGCGAACAGTGGGGAGTTGTCGACGTGGCGGACTGCGCGGCCGTCGTCGACGCCCTGGTCGCGGAGGGCGCGGCCGACCCCGGCCGGCTCGCGGTCCGGGGCGGCAGCGCGGGCGGCTGGACCGCCGCCTCCTCGCTCATCTCCACCGACCGCTACGCCTGCGGCACGATCCTCTACCCGGTCCTGGACCTGAAGGGCTGGTCGACGGAGGGCACGCACGACTTCGAGTCGCAGTACCTGGAGTCCCTGATCGGACCGGCCGCCGAGGTGCCCGAGCGGTACCGCGAACGCGCGCCGATCAACGGCACCGACCGGCTCACCGCCCCGTTCCTGCTGCTCCAGGGGCTGGACGACCTGGTCTGCCCGCCCTCCCAGTGCGACCGGTTCCTGGCCGCCGTCGCGGGGCGGGGCGTGCCGCACGCGTACATCGCCTTCGAGGGGGAGGGGCACGGGTTCCGGCGGGCGGAGACCCTGATCCGGGCACTGGAGGCCGAACTCTCCCTCTACGTACAGACGTTCGGTATCGACCGGAGTGATGTGGCGCCGCTGGAGCTGAAGAAGTGA
- a CDS encoding LapA family protein, which produces MSPKDVTSGGRRGTGLWTPGRIAVGVLVVLVIVFICVNTRTVTIRVLIPEVTMPLWLALLAMFLIGLVCGGYLFRRKGR; this is translated from the coding sequence ATGAGCCCCAAGGACGTCACGAGCGGCGGCAGGCGCGGCACCGGGCTGTGGACCCCGGGGCGCATCGCCGTCGGCGTGCTGGTCGTACTGGTCATCGTGTTCATCTGCGTGAACACCAGGACGGTCACCATCCGGGTGCTGATCCCCGAAGTGACCATGCCGCTCTGGCTCGCCCTGCTCGCGATGTTCCTCATCGGGCTGGTCTGCGGCGGCTACCTGTTCCGCCGCAAGGGCCGGTGA
- a CDS encoding VOC family protein gives MEILGTTLRICVDDLEAAVAFYQGLTGTPAQRFERGGVSVAAIGCFLLMSGPESELEVLRKVSATIAVKNVDEANAALTRAGARIVAGPVPTPAGRNLIALHPDGSVFEYVDRNVAV, from the coding sequence ATGGAGATCCTCGGAACCACGCTGCGTATCTGCGTCGACGACCTGGAGGCCGCGGTCGCCTTCTACCAGGGACTGACAGGCACCCCGGCCCAGCGCTTCGAGCGCGGCGGGGTGTCGGTCGCCGCGATCGGCTGCTTCCTGCTGATGAGCGGGCCCGAGTCGGAGCTGGAGGTGCTGCGCAAGGTGAGCGCGACCATCGCCGTGAAGAACGTCGACGAGGCGAACGCGGCGCTGACCCGGGCGGGTGCGCGGATCGTGGCGGGGCCGGTGCCGACCCCGGCGGGCCGCAACCTGATCGCGCTGCACCCGGACGGCTCGGTCTTCGAGTACGTCGACCGGAACGTGGCCGTCTGA
- a CDS encoding LD-carboxypeptidase — protein MAPLIRSSRLRPGARVAVVAPSGPVPADRLEEGLGTLRDWGLEPVVAPHVLHVHPELDYLAGADADRAADLQAAWCDPSVDAVFCARGGYGAHRMVDLVDWAAIRDAGPKVFVGYSDITALHEAFALRAGFATLHGPMVATEAFLKDAATREHLRATLFEPEKVLTLGLDTATALIPGRAHGILYGGCVSLLAAATGTPHARGGLLVIEDTGEEPYRLDGILTRLLRSGALEGVSGVVCGSWQECGPYEKIRAVLADRLGPLGIPVIEELGFGHGPTALTVPLGVPAVLDAPADGGRCTLTAEVPALL, from the coding sequence ATGGCTCCCTTGATCCGCTCGTCCCGGCTGCGCCCCGGCGCGCGGGTCGCCGTCGTCGCGCCCAGCGGGCCCGTCCCCGCCGACCGGCTGGAGGAGGGGCTCGGGACGCTGCGCGACTGGGGCCTGGAACCGGTCGTGGCACCTCATGTCCTCCACGTACACCCGGAGTTGGACTATCTGGCGGGGGCCGACGCGGACCGGGCGGCCGATCTCCAGGCGGCCTGGTGCGATCCGTCCGTGGACGCGGTGTTCTGCGCCCGGGGCGGGTACGGCGCCCACCGGATGGTGGACCTGGTCGACTGGGCGGCCATCCGGGACGCCGGGCCCAAGGTGTTCGTCGGCTACAGCGACATCACCGCCCTGCACGAGGCGTTCGCCCTGCGGGCCGGATTCGCCACCCTGCACGGACCGATGGTGGCCACCGAGGCGTTCCTGAAGGACGCGGCCACCCGTGAGCACCTGCGCGCCACACTCTTCGAGCCGGAGAAGGTCCTGACCCTCGGCCTGGACACGGCCACCGCCCTGATCCCGGGGCGGGCACACGGGATTCTGTACGGGGGCTGCGTCAGCCTGCTCGCCGCCGCCACCGGCACCCCGCACGCCCGGGGCGGCCTCCTCGTCATCGAGGACACCGGGGAGGAGCCCTACCGCCTCGACGGCATCCTCACCCGGCTGCTGCGCTCCGGCGCCCTGGAGGGGGTCTCCGGGGTGGTCTGCGGCTCCTGGCAGGAGTGCGGACCGTACGAGAAGATCCGCGCCGTGCTGGCCGACCGGCTCGGCCCGCTCGGGATACCCGTGATCGAGGAGCTGGGGTTCGGCCACGGCCCGACCGCGCTGACGGTCCCGCTGGGGGTGCCCGCGGTACTCGACGCCCCCGCGGACGGCGGCCGTTGCACGCTGACCGCCGAGGTCCCAGCGCTCCTCTAG
- a CDS encoding CocE/NonD family hydrolase, whose product MRNPLVAVAAAALAAPLVLSGPAHAEAAPYTVTPLKFTVQAGGRSCVVDADLYRPAGVDAESPAPAVLATNGFGGSKSDGSTDAIGKAVAARGYVGLVYSGLGFGKSGCLITLDDPAIDGKAASGLLDFLGGTRAADDGTRADYVVRDDEGDPRVGMIGGSYGGAIQLATASTDPRVDALVPLITWNDLAYALAPNNTGARTGVTSDTPGVFKWQWTNGFYLIGEGQPLLNPSLDPSRFNRLDCLHFAAQACETIRLLNSGRYPADKADAMLAYARSVSPVSYLDRVKAPTLIVQGQADSLFNLNEATATYDTLKAQGTTAKMIWQSWGHSGGQVPGELDLSEGNLETSYVGQRVLAWFDRYLQKKTETDTGPEFAYYRSWQSGYGTAAELPALSQKMYLSGDGKLVDNRSKVVRGSRQYTNWLVPSSHSESSIAPLIGLPDPKPYDTKGTYLGWRTAPLTAPVDVVGAPKATLKVVSPKAERVQNSGDASDKLVLFAKVYDVAPDGTRTLVNRLVSPVRVPDVTRPFTVELPGIVHRYEKGHRLEFVIAASDTAYFGNRGIKPVTVVSAPEDTGVLELPVVPAG is encoded by the coding sequence TTGCGCAACCCGCTCGTCGCGGTCGCGGCGGCTGCCCTCGCCGCCCCCCTCGTCCTCTCCGGCCCGGCCCACGCCGAGGCCGCCCCGTACACCGTCACCCCGCTCAAGTTCACCGTCCAGGCGGGCGGCCGCTCCTGCGTGGTCGACGCCGACCTCTACCGCCCCGCCGGCGTCGACGCGGAGAGCCCCGCCCCCGCCGTCCTCGCCACCAACGGCTTCGGCGGCAGCAAGTCCGACGGATCGACCGACGCCATCGGCAAGGCCGTCGCCGCCCGGGGCTACGTCGGCCTCGTCTACTCCGGCCTCGGCTTCGGCAAGTCCGGCTGCCTGATCACCCTGGACGACCCCGCCATCGACGGAAAGGCCGCGAGCGGGCTCCTCGACTTCCTCGGCGGCACCCGCGCGGCCGACGACGGCACCCGCGCGGACTACGTCGTCCGGGACGACGAGGGCGACCCGCGCGTCGGCATGATCGGCGGCTCCTACGGCGGCGCCATCCAACTGGCCACCGCCTCCACCGACCCCCGCGTCGACGCCCTCGTCCCGCTCATCACCTGGAACGACCTCGCCTACGCGCTCGCCCCCAACAACACCGGGGCGCGCACCGGTGTCACCTCCGACACCCCCGGCGTCTTCAAGTGGCAGTGGACCAACGGGTTCTACCTGATCGGCGAGGGGCAGCCGCTCCTCAATCCGAGCCTGGACCCCTCCCGTTTCAACCGGCTGGACTGCCTGCACTTCGCCGCCCAGGCCTGCGAGACCATCCGCCTCCTCAACTCCGGCCGCTACCCGGCCGACAAGGCCGACGCCATGCTCGCCTACGCGCGCAGCGTCTCGCCCGTCTCCTACCTCGACCGGGTCAAGGCCCCCACCCTGATCGTCCAGGGCCAGGCCGACAGCCTCTTCAACCTCAACGAGGCCACCGCCACCTACGACACCCTCAAGGCGCAGGGCACCACGGCCAAGATGATCTGGCAGTCCTGGGGCCACAGCGGCGGCCAGGTCCCCGGCGAACTCGACCTGAGCGAAGGCAATCTGGAGACCAGCTACGTCGGTCAGCGGGTGCTCGCCTGGTTCGACCGGTACCTCCAGAAGAAGACGGAGACCGACACCGGACCCGAGTTCGCCTACTACCGCTCCTGGCAGAGCGGTTACGGCACGGCCGCCGAACTGCCCGCTCTCTCGCAGAAGATGTACCTCTCGGGCGACGGCAAGCTCGTCGACAACCGCTCCAAGGTGGTCCGCGGCAGCCGCCAGTACACCAACTGGCTTGTGCCGAGCAGCCATTCGGAGAGCTCCATCGCCCCGCTGATCGGACTGCCCGACCCGAAGCCGTACGACACCAAGGGCACCTACCTCGGCTGGCGCACCGCCCCGCTCACCGCACCGGTCGACGTGGTCGGCGCCCCGAAGGCCACGCTGAAGGTGGTCTCCCCGAAGGCGGAGCGGGTCCAGAACAGCGGAGACGCCTCCGACAAGCTCGTCCTCTTCGCCAAGGTGTACGACGTCGCCCCCGACGGCACCAGGACCCTGGTCAACCGGCTCGTCTCACCGGTCAGGGTTCCCGATGTCACCCGGCCCTTCACGGTGGAGCTGCCCGGCATCGTCCACCGGTACGAGAAGGGGCACCGGCTGGAGTTCGTGATCGCCGCCAGCGACACCGCGTACTTCGGCAACCGGGGCATCAAGCCCGTCACCGTGGTGAGCGCCCCCGAGGACACCGGCGTACTGGAACTCCCGGTGGTCCCGGCCGGCTGA